From Cecembia calidifontis, one genomic window encodes:
- the cas3 gene encoding CRISPR-associated helicase Cas3' has product MIESDKIDASDSKIYIRKASNPNAVDERKGFGKPEFPNKHLSEFDQKDLRNYVRKRVVEKIETTDILSYRIFTLAAPTGIGKTMTALDFVLKLKNKIIHSENRIPQIIYALPFINIIEQALKEYELTLGNDLKILGHYQFADIFGDDKFEENGSNYNQQKMEWDTWQSDIVITSFVQLFETLIGYKNKLLKKFHHLAGSIIILDEVQTLSIEKLPLIGASLHFLSKFLDARIIIMTATQPKIFELMERELSITPETDSLKPFDLLPESNKIFECFNRTKIIPINIVTESNSPTIDNESFIGAFQNYWTESKSCLIVLNKVQRSIDIFDLIKEFISSNQFENPIFYLSTNITPIERERRITEIKNSIKKGNKPILIATQVVEAGVDLDFDMGFRDLGPIDSIVQVAGRINRENDPDRFGSPLYILNFGDCRQIYGSVTDSKARGALSNREMIEEKDYNYLVESYFEAVSETNQTDFSFSREILKAMMELRYDKPEKSKNEPKCISDFKVIEDSKNGMNVYVEDPKDSISETARKSYQDLLNQKINKEEFDSLHKRNFNQRIISVPNYFETSLELRKEPQLGENIYWIRAEDFNYFYNENTGFIRKPGNKSVIVSF; this is encoded by the coding sequence TTGATAGAGTCTGATAAAATAGATGCCTCGGACAGTAAAATCTATATTCGAAAAGCCTCAAACCCAAATGCAGTTGATGAAAGAAAAGGATTTGGAAAGCCTGAATTTCCTAACAAGCACTTAAGCGAATTTGATCAAAAAGATTTAAGAAATTATGTTAGGAAGAGAGTAGTAGAAAAAATTGAAACAACTGATATTCTTTCCTATAGAATTTTTACCCTAGCTGCACCTACAGGAATTGGTAAAACCATGACGGCTTTAGATTTTGTGTTAAAACTGAAAAATAAAATTATCCATAGTGAAAATAGAATTCCCCAAATAATTTATGCATTGCCTTTTATCAATATCATTGAACAAGCTCTTAAGGAATATGAATTGACTTTGGGCAATGATTTAAAAATCTTAGGTCACTACCAATTTGCTGATATTTTTGGTGATGATAAATTTGAGGAAAATGGGTCAAATTATAATCAGCAAAAAATGGAGTGGGATACCTGGCAAAGTGATATCGTGATCACTTCATTTGTTCAACTATTTGAAACCTTAATTGGGTATAAAAATAAACTTTTAAAAAAATTTCATCACTTAGCAGGTTCAATAATTATTCTTGACGAGGTTCAAACGCTTTCCATAGAAAAATTGCCTTTAATCGGGGCATCATTACATTTTCTTTCTAAATTTTTAGATGCAAGAATAATCATAATGACAGCAACCCAACCAAAAATTTTCGAATTAATGGAAAGGGAACTATCAATTACTCCTGAGACCGATTCACTCAAACCATTTGACTTATTACCTGAATCCAACAAAATTTTTGAGTGCTTCAATAGGACGAAGATTATCCCAATAAATATTGTAACAGAATCAAATAGTCCAACAATTGACAATGAAAGCTTTATTGGCGCCTTTCAAAATTATTGGACTGAAAGCAAAAGTTGTTTGATTGTATTAAATAAGGTCCAAAGATCAATTGACATCTTTGATTTGATCAAAGAATTTATTTCCTCTAATCAGTTTGAAAACCCCATTTTCTATCTTTCAACAAATATCACTCCCATAGAAAGAGAACGAAGAATTACTGAAATTAAAAATTCAATAAAGAAAGGAAACAAACCTATTTTGATTGCTACCCAAGTAGTAGAAGCAGGGGTAGACTTAGATTTTGATATGGGTTTTAGAGATTTGGGCCCTATTGATTCAATTGTACAAGTTGCAGGTAGAATTAATCGAGAAAATGACCCGGACAGGTTTGGCTCTCCTCTGTATATTTTGAATTTTGGAGATTGTCGTCAGATATACGGTTCGGTAACAGATTCCAAAGCTCGTGGAGCATTATCTAACAGAGAAATGATTGAAGAAAAGGATTATAATTACCTTGTTGAATCTTATTTTGAAGCTGTTTCAGAAACTAACCAAACTGATTTTTCTTTTAGTAGGGAAATCTTAAAAGCTATGATGGAATTAAGATATGATAAACCTGAAAAATCTAAAAATGAGCCAAAATGTATCAGTGATTTTAAAGTCATTGAAGATTCAAAAAACGGGATGAATGTTTATGTTGAGGATCCCAAAGATTCTATTTCTGAAACAGCAAGGAAATCCTATCAGGATCTATTAAATCAAAAAATCAATAAAGAAGAATTTGATAGCCTTCATAAAAGAAATTTCAATCAAAGAATTATAAGTGTCCCAAACTATTTTGAAACTTCCCTTGAATTAAGAAAAGAACCACAACTTGGAGAAAATATTTATTGGATCAGGGCAGAAGACTTCAACTACTTTTACAATGAGAATACTGGTTTTATACGAAAACCAGGAAATAAATCTGTTATCGTTTCATTTTAA
- the cas1 gene encoding CRISPR-associated endonuclease Cas1 codes for MQIFINTYGTYLHVKDEMFEIRVRESKQEKFKTNHIAAHKITSFVVSKGAAITTDAIALALRHNIDIVVVENDGHPMGRFWHSKLGSTTKIRKQQLEASLNQEGIRWVKTWIGEKLANQSEYLIDLAKHREKLRNELQEKAKKIQEYRSRIEELEGKQVSEIAEMLRAMEGNAGRVYFEGLSQSIPKEFKFDGRSFRPAKDAFNAMLNYAYGVLYSRVERALMLAGLDPYVGFMHRDDYNMKSLVFDFIEPYRIHAERCVFGMFSTKKVNKAFFNEITGGVSLNQDGKPVLVEHFVKYLDQDQIRYLGRNQSRSNALQMDAHKFANSLIGKV; via the coding sequence ATGCAGATTTTTATCAATACCTACGGCACCTACCTGCATGTCAAGGACGAGATGTTTGAAATTCGTGTCCGAGAGTCAAAACAAGAGAAATTCAAGACCAACCACATTGCCGCACATAAGATTACCTCATTTGTGGTGAGCAAAGGTGCTGCAATCACAACAGATGCCATTGCATTGGCACTAAGACATAATATTGACATTGTGGTGGTGGAAAATGACGGACACCCCATGGGGAGGTTTTGGCACAGTAAACTGGGCAGTACCACCAAAATACGAAAGCAACAACTCGAAGCGAGTTTAAACCAAGAAGGTATCCGTTGGGTAAAGACCTGGATTGGAGAGAAACTGGCCAATCAGTCAGAATATCTCATTGACTTGGCAAAACACCGTGAAAAATTAAGGAATGAACTCCAGGAAAAAGCAAAAAAAATTCAGGAATACAGGTCACGCATTGAAGAACTCGAGGGAAAACAGGTAAGTGAAATTGCCGAGATGCTGAGAGCCATGGAAGGAAATGCAGGTCGGGTTTATTTTGAAGGGTTGAGCCAGTCCATTCCAAAGGAATTTAAATTTGACGGAAGAAGCTTTAGACCAGCAAAAGATGCATTTAACGCCATGCTCAATTATGCTTATGGAGTTTTATACAGCAGAGTGGAGCGGGCATTAATGTTAGCGGGCCTGGATCCCTATGTCGGCTTTATGCATAGGGATGATTACAATATGAAAAGCCTGGTATTTGATTTCATAGAACCTTACAGGATTCATGCCGAACGGTGCGTATTTGGAATGTTCTCTACAAAAAAAGTAAACAAGGCTTTTTTCAATGAGATCACAGGAGGAGTTTCTTTGAACCAAGATGGCAAACCTGTACTGGTGGAGCATTTTGTAAAATACCTGGATCAGGACCAGATACGCTATTTGGGCAGGAATCAAAGCAGGTCCAATGCCCTGCAGATGGACGCACACAAATTTGCCAATAGTCTAATAGGAAAAGTATGA
- a CDS encoding CRISPR-associated endonuclease Cas6 codes for MSIIFSQKPPIQIKTVRDYRLYYIFDEKTITLNTIWDTLRNHDKLNFNLPMSQLLITTIRFPEIKLQTRDAHKLRGFFGDYFQTHSPLLHNHYEDGTAKYKYPLVQYKVVETVPILLGINEGAELLTSLFLKIDHLNIEGKVFPVFSKNIAHQKVPSGIADELFEYRFINYWMALNTLNYKTYTNLAHEERQQMLDKVLQNNLLSFYKGVGIWLNERIMTKGKFEPKTSKFKNQKMIVFEGSFISNAILPDYVGIGKSVSRGFGVIKKMKG; via the coding sequence ATGAGCATAATATTCAGTCAGAAACCTCCTATCCAAATTAAGACTGTCAGAGACTACAGACTGTATTATATTTTCGATGAAAAAACAATAACTCTTAATACCATTTGGGATACACTAAGGAATCATGATAAGCTAAATTTTAATTTACCCATGTCCCAACTCCTCATTACCACCATACGGTTTCCGGAAATCAAACTCCAGACAAGGGATGCGCATAAACTACGCGGCTTTTTCGGAGATTATTTCCAGACGCATTCCCCCCTATTGCACAACCATTATGAAGATGGCACTGCCAAATACAAATACCCATTGGTCCAATACAAGGTTGTAGAAACAGTCCCTATCCTACTGGGTATCAATGAGGGTGCAGAATTGCTTACATCTTTATTTTTGAAAATTGACCATCTCAATATTGAAGGGAAGGTTTTCCCTGTTTTTAGTAAAAATATTGCCCACCAAAAAGTCCCCTCAGGCATTGCTGATGAATTGTTCGAATACCGATTTATCAATTATTGGATGGCACTTAACACTCTAAATTACAAAACTTACACAAATCTAGCTCATGAAGAAAGACAACAGATGCTCGACAAAGTACTCCAAAACAATCTCTTGAGCTTTTATAAGGGGGTAGGAATCTGGCTTAATGAAAGGATCATGACCAAGGGAAAGTTTGAGCCCAAAACCAGTAAATTCAAAAACCAGAAAATGATTGTATTTGAAGGAAGTTTTATATCCAATGCGATACTTCCAGACTACGTGGGTATTGGAAAATCAGTCTCCCGTGGCTTTGGTGTAATAAAAAAAATGAAAGGATAG
- the cas2 gene encoding CRISPR-associated endonuclease Cas2 — MIVWVMYDIEKDRSRTKAAKICQQTGLYRVQYSVFLGVLEKNQFDSLHLQLEELIDEEKDSIYMFPMSKDELKETVLLGQAFDKDFVTDEVRSLFF, encoded by the coding sequence ATGATAGTTTGGGTAATGTATGATATCGAAAAAGACAGATCCAGAACCAAGGCAGCTAAAATCTGTCAACAGACCGGTCTTTACAGGGTCCAATATTCTGTTTTCTTAGGAGTACTTGAAAAAAATCAATTCGACAGCCTTCATCTTCAGTTAGAGGAGCTGATAGATGAGGAAAAAGATTCCATCTATATGTTCCCAATGTCCAAGGATGAATTGAAAGAGACTGTCCTTTTAGGGCAGGCATTCGACAAAGACTTTGTAACAGATGAAGTAAGGTCCTTGTTTTTTTAA
- the cas4 gene encoding CRISPR-associated protein Cas4 — protein sequence MISLTPSHIIEYLYCPRFTYFEYVLGIPQYEEKHYKVIKGRELHDIKLERNKEYLRKKIGVQSKWLDQYLTNGYLRGRVDEVLLLNSGSMAPLDYKFAEYKDRIFDTYRQQLICYAILIEDNFNKKVNNGYLVYVRSKNKLVEVLISEKDKDLVRKSIGRIQEILEKNHFPKATKFKRRCLSCTYRNICIK from the coding sequence ATGATTTCACTAACTCCCTCCCATATAATCGAGTACCTATACTGCCCAAGATTCACCTATTTTGAATATGTATTAGGCATTCCACAATATGAAGAAAAGCATTATAAGGTCATCAAAGGCAGGGAGCTCCATGACATCAAACTGGAGCGCAACAAAGAATACTTAAGGAAGAAGATTGGAGTTCAGTCCAAATGGTTGGATCAATATTTAACAAATGGCTACTTAAGAGGCAGAGTGGATGAAGTCCTTTTATTAAACAGTGGCTCGATGGCGCCTCTTGATTATAAGTTTGCGGAATACAAAGACCGTATATTTGATACTTACAGACAGCAATTAATCTGCTATGCGATCTTGATTGAAGATAATTTCAACAAAAAGGTAAATAATGGTTATTTGGTTTATGTCAGAAGTAAGAACAAATTGGTAGAAGTACTTATTTCGGAGAAGGACAAGGATTTGGTTAGAAAATCCATTGGTAGAATTCAAGAAATATTGGAAAAGAACCATTTTCCAAAAGCTACCAAATTTAAAAGAAGATGCTTATCTTGCACTTATAGGAACATATGCATCAAATAA